The following are encoded together in the Myxococcus xanthus genome:
- a CDS encoding multicopper oxidase family protein has product MPDRDYRPVVVPNGSKLPWKVVDNVKVFHLVAEEVAHEFAPGLKAFCWGYNGRVHGPTIEAVEGDRVRIYVTNRLPAATTIHWHGLLVPSGMDGVGGLSQKSIAPGETFRYEFTLRQASTNMYHSHHDEMTQIGLGMTGMFIIHPRRPVGPRVDRDFVILLHEWRIDVGTERPNPNEMTDFNVLTMNAKAFPGTESLVVRQGERVRIRLGNLSPQNHHPIHLHGFHFRITETDGGRVPESAQQPEGTVLVPVGSTRVIEFVADVPGDWALHCHMTHHMMNQMGHAFPNMIGVKPGSLDARVRTLLPGYMTMGQTGMAEMGEMGMPIPPNSIPMLGAQGKHDYITAGGMFTVLKVRERLESYADPGWYDNPPGTLAVAATSDELRRDGIDVNAPALVDPGAPA; this is encoded by the coding sequence ATGCCCGACCGGGACTACCGGCCCGTGGTGGTGCCCAATGGCTCCAAGCTGCCGTGGAAGGTCGTGGACAACGTGAAGGTCTTCCACCTGGTGGCCGAGGAGGTGGCGCATGAGTTTGCCCCGGGACTGAAAGCCTTCTGCTGGGGCTACAACGGTCGAGTCCACGGGCCCACCATCGAAGCGGTGGAGGGGGACCGGGTGCGCATCTACGTCACGAACCGGCTACCCGCGGCCACCACCATCCACTGGCACGGACTCCTGGTGCCCAGCGGTATGGATGGCGTGGGCGGCCTCAGCCAGAAGTCCATCGCTCCTGGCGAGACGTTTCGGTACGAGTTCACCCTGCGCCAGGCGAGTACGAACATGTATCACTCGCACCATGACGAGATGACGCAGATTGGCCTCGGGATGACGGGCATGTTCATCATCCACCCGCGCCGACCTGTGGGGCCCCGCGTCGACCGGGACTTCGTCATCCTCCTGCATGAATGGCGCATCGATGTCGGCACGGAGCGACCCAATCCGAATGAGATGACGGACTTCAACGTGCTCACCATGAACGCGAAGGCGTTCCCGGGCACGGAGTCGCTCGTGGTGCGCCAGGGTGAGCGGGTGCGCATCCGGTTGGGCAACCTGAGCCCGCAGAACCATCACCCCATCCACCTGCACGGTTTCCACTTCCGTATCACCGAAACGGATGGCGGGCGCGTCCCCGAGTCCGCGCAGCAGCCGGAGGGAACGGTGCTCGTCCCCGTGGGCAGCACACGTGTCATCGAGTTCGTGGCGGACGTGCCCGGGGACTGGGCCCTGCACTGTCACATGACGCACCACATGATGAATCAGATGGGCCATGCGTTCCCCAATATGATTGGCGTGAAGCCGGGGAGCCTGGACGCGAGGGTCCGCACGCTGCTACCGGGCTACATGACGATGGGCCAGACGGGGATGGCGGAGATGGGCGAGATGGGGATGCCCATTCCGCCCAACTCCATTCCCATGCTGGGGGCCCAGGGCAAGCACGATTACATCACGGCGGGAGGCATGTTCACCGTGCTCAAGGTTCGCGAACGGTTGGAGAGCTACGCGGACCCTGGCTGGTACGACAACCCACCTGGCACGCTGGCGGTGGCGGCCACCTCGGACGAGCTGCGCCGGGACGGTATCGACGTGAACGCCCCGGCCCTGGTCGATCCCGGCGCACCGGCCTGA
- a CDS encoding AAA family ATPase — protein sequence MTVHLHVITGGPGSGKSSLIEALAVEGLAHMPEAGRAIIQQQVAIGGHALPWADRTAFAELMLGWEMRTHKEACELRRPVILDRGVPDVIGYLRVCGLPVPPHLWKAAELFRYNRRVFIAPHWPEIFAQDAERKQAPDEAKATYRSMVEVYTSLGYELLPLPLASLPERVRFVRSNIE from the coding sequence ATGACCGTTCATCTTCATGTCATCACAGGCGGCCCCGGTTCCGGCAAGAGCAGTCTCATCGAGGCGCTGGCGGTGGAGGGACTCGCGCACATGCCTGAAGCGGGCCGTGCCATCATTCAGCAGCAGGTCGCAATAGGCGGCCATGCCCTCCCTTGGGCTGATCGGACGGCCTTCGCCGAGCTGATGCTTGGATGGGAGATGCGAACCCACAAGGAGGCCTGCGAACTACGCCGTCCTGTCATCCTGGATCGCGGCGTTCCCGACGTCATCGGATACCTTCGGGTATGTGGTCTTCCAGTGCCTCCACACCTCTGGAAGGCCGCGGAGCTGTTTCGCTACAATCGACGTGTCTTCATCGCGCCGCATTGGCCCGAAATCTTCGCGCAAGATGCCGAGCGCAAACAGGCCCCCGACGAAGCGAAGGCGACCTATCGCTCGATGGTCGAGGTCTACACCAGCCTTGGCTACGAGCTGCTCCCCCTTCCCCTGGCATCGCTCCCGGAGCGGGTGCGTTTTGTGCGCTCGAATATCGAGTAG
- a CDS encoding lipase family protein produces the protein MSSTTLPLNLCQKAFLLAWESNGVGDTPGDAKRLAKALQTKLTTFLALSDVKKAMEGQWSLVWGPAVFVDQESPTTYADNVMYVAASPDQSVYVVAIAGTNASSQYDKNIEDNSVNTTKLWTTAFPNLPSYGVPSGINPWPVLSTGTALGVNNLLGMTDTLMTQQTLVEFLRSVSATGSKTLIFSGHSLGGALAPTLALALFNPSGGPLSTGDWDHVYVLPAAGPTPGNQGLSEFFERVFPPVSLNLPQPQYAWNQNIWNSLDAVPHAWVVDSLKEIPTLYPANWEGGQVPSDITKLVNLAVAASELGGALPGPYTQLPNVKVPGTFHGTNPITTEAQFWAEVGYQHLDAYQILFGVQSLVSEGSQSALQKMFKRWLGSFSRMTTQSVSRAAAAR, from the coding sequence ATGTCATCCACCACCCTTCCCCTCAATCTCTGTCAGAAGGCCTTCCTCCTCGCCTGGGAGTCCAACGGCGTAGGCGACACGCCAGGCGACGCCAAGAGGCTGGCCAAGGCACTGCAAACCAAGCTCACCACCTTCCTGGCCCTGTCGGACGTCAAGAAGGCCATGGAGGGGCAATGGTCGCTCGTCTGGGGGCCGGCGGTGTTCGTGGACCAGGAAAGCCCAACGACCTACGCGGACAATGTCATGTACGTCGCGGCGAGCCCCGACCAGTCCGTCTACGTCGTCGCCATCGCGGGAACCAACGCGTCTTCCCAATATGACAAGAATATCGAGGACAACAGCGTCAACACCACCAAGCTCTGGACGACTGCGTTCCCGAACCTGCCGTCCTACGGAGTGCCTTCGGGAATCAATCCCTGGCCCGTTCTCTCGACGGGGACCGCGCTGGGCGTCAACAATCTGCTGGGCATGACCGACACGCTGATGACCCAGCAAACCTTGGTGGAATTTCTACGCTCGGTGAGCGCGACGGGTTCAAAGACGCTCATCTTCAGTGGCCACAGTCTGGGCGGCGCGCTGGCGCCGACGCTCGCACTCGCCCTGTTCAATCCATCAGGCGGGCCACTCAGCACTGGGGACTGGGACCACGTCTACGTGCTCCCGGCCGCCGGTCCCACCCCTGGCAACCAGGGTCTCTCCGAGTTCTTCGAGCGGGTGTTCCCGCCGGTCAGCCTGAACCTGCCCCAGCCCCAATACGCCTGGAACCAGAACATCTGGAACAGCCTCGACGCCGTGCCACACGCGTGGGTCGTCGACAGCCTCAAGGAGATTCCCACCCTCTATCCCGCGAACTGGGAGGGTGGACAGGTCCCCTCGGACATCACGAAACTGGTCAACCTCGCCGTCGCGGCCTCGGAACTTGGCGGCGCCCTTCCTGGCCCCTACACGCAACTCCCCAACGTCAAGGTGCCAGGCACCTTCCACGGCACCAATCCCATCACGACCGAAGCCCAATTCTGGGCCGAAGTCGGGTACCAGCACCTGGATGCCTATCAAATCCTCTTCGGTGTCCAATCGCTGGTTTCCGAAGGCTCCCAGTCCGCACTCCAGAAGATGTTCAAGCGGTGGCTGGGCTCCTTCTCGCGAATGACCACCCAGAGCGTGAGTCGCGCCGCGGCTGCACGCTGA
- a CDS encoding FMN-binding negative transcriptional regulator codes for MSKLHCGMEGSQVMHPTSVFHWKDRAEMLAFVRARSFATLVDESLRVAQVPFIVDEAASRLLCHFSRGNPMSRALPMRVVAVVNGADAYVSPDWYKSHDQVPTWDYESVEIVGSLTPVDDTLLRDILAALSAEHEARIPDKAPWTMNKLRPATLDKMLTGIVGAALSIESIRGTQKLSQNKSDDDFDGVVAALERSPSQHDRDVAARMALVRRRRAEALTGRA; via the coding sequence ATGTCGAAGCTGCACTGCGGAATGGAAGGAAGCCAGGTCATGCACCCCACATCAGTGTTTCACTGGAAGGACCGCGCCGAAATGCTTGCGTTCGTGCGCGCTCGGAGCTTCGCGACGTTGGTCGATGAATCCCTGCGGGTGGCGCAGGTCCCGTTCATCGTCGACGAGGCCGCGAGTCGTCTGCTTTGCCACTTCTCACGCGGCAACCCGATGTCGCGGGCGTTGCCGATGCGAGTCGTCGCAGTGGTCAACGGGGCCGACGCCTACGTGAGCCCGGACTGGTACAAGAGCCACGATCAAGTTCCGACGTGGGATTACGAGAGCGTCGAGATCGTCGGCTCGCTCACGCCCGTCGACGACACGCTCCTGCGCGATATCCTCGCCGCGCTGAGCGCGGAGCACGAAGCACGCATCCCGGACAAGGCTCCGTGGACGATGAACAAGCTGCGCCCTGCGACGCTGGACAAGATGCTCACAGGCATCGTCGGCGCGGCACTCTCGATCGAGTCCATCCGCGGCACCCAGAAGCTCTCGCAGAACAAATCCGACGACGACTTCGACGGCGTCGTCGCCGCACTGGAGCGGAGCCCGTCGCAGCACGATCGCGACGTCGCGGCGCGAATGGCACTCGTGCGGCGTCGCCGTGCGGAGGCACTCACTGGACGCGCTTGA